A part of Setaria viridis chromosome 8, Setaria_viridis_v4.0, whole genome shotgun sequence genomic DNA contains:
- the LOC117833532 gene encoding disease resistance protein Pik-2 isoform X2, producing the protein MAVMAGALPSVIKKLGELLIGEYNLQKGVKGEIKFLQSELESMQGALEKVSNTPIDQLDIQDKIWARNLRELSYDIEDSIDTFMVRGKCNEQANLHGIKKFIDTSVGLFRKAKIRHGIATEIRDIKRRVEEVAKRHDRYKLLNSNVAKPVTVDPRLFSLYEKVTELVGIEEARTEIIWILMEGDEVSKQQDKIVSIVGFGGLGKTTLAVVVYKKLRAQFKCTAFVSVSQTPDLEKLLNHMFYQLVGRESNKSSDVTNELREFLEKKSSKLGVGN; encoded by the exons ATGGCGGTCATGGCTGGGGCACTGCCAAGCGTCATAAAAAAACTCGGTGAACTGCTCATCGGAGAGTACAATCTGCAAAAGGGGGTGAAGGGTGAGATCAAGTTCCTCCAATCTGAGCTCGAAAGCATGCAGGGTGCCCTCGAGAAGGTCTCCAATACACCAATAGACCAGCTTGACATTCAGGACAAGATCTGGGCTAGGAATCTGAGGGAGCTGTCCTATGATATAGAGGACAGTATCGACACATTCATGGTCCGTGGCAAGTGCAATGAGCAGGCCAACCTGCATGGCATCAAGAAGTTCATTGATACAAGTGTTGGTTTGTTTAGAAAGGCCAAGATTCGCCATGGGATTGCCACCGAGATCAGAGACATCAAACGCCGTGTAGAAGAGGTGGCCAAGCGGCATGATCGGTACAAGTTATTAAACAGTAATGTAGCTAAGCCTGTCACAGTCGACCCTCGATTATTTTCTCTGTACGAGAAGGTGACAGAGCTCGTTGGCATTGAGGAGGCAAGAACGGAGATAATTTGGATTCTGATGGAAGGCGATGAAGTGTCCAAGCAGCAAGACAAGATAGTTTCCATTGTTGGGTTCGGAGGCCTGGGAAAGACAACTCTTGCTGTTGTGGTGTATAAAAAGCTCAGAGCACAATTTAAGTGCACAGCTTTTGTTTCGGTATCTCAGACACCTGACCTGGAAAAATTACTCAATCACATGTTCTATCAACTTGTTGGGAGGGAAAGTAATAAAAGCAGTGATGTTACCAACGAGCTCAGAGAATTCCTCGAGAAGAAGAG CAGCAAGCTTGGCGTAGGCAACTAA
- the LOC117833532 gene encoding disease resistance protein Pik-2 isoform X1 translates to MAVMAGALPSVIKKLGELLIGEYNLQKGVKGEIKFLQSELESMQGALEKVSNTPIDQLDIQDKIWARNLRELSYDIEDSIDTFMVRGKCNEQANLHGIKKFIDTSVGLFRKAKIRHGIATEIRDIKRRVEEVAKRHDRYKLLNSNVAKPVTVDPRLFSLYEKVTELVGIEEARTEIIWILMEGDEVSKQQDKIVSIVGFGGLGKTTLAVVVYKKLRAQFKCTAFVSVSQTPDLEKLLNHMFYQLVGRESNKSSDVTNELREFLEKKSFPLVSCPSGGSKAAASLA, encoded by the exons ATGGCGGTCATGGCTGGGGCACTGCCAAGCGTCATAAAAAAACTCGGTGAACTGCTCATCGGAGAGTACAATCTGCAAAAGGGGGTGAAGGGTGAGATCAAGTTCCTCCAATCTGAGCTCGAAAGCATGCAGGGTGCCCTCGAGAAGGTCTCCAATACACCAATAGACCAGCTTGACATTCAGGACAAGATCTGGGCTAGGAATCTGAGGGAGCTGTCCTATGATATAGAGGACAGTATCGACACATTCATGGTCCGTGGCAAGTGCAATGAGCAGGCCAACCTGCATGGCATCAAGAAGTTCATTGATACAAGTGTTGGTTTGTTTAGAAAGGCCAAGATTCGCCATGGGATTGCCACCGAGATCAGAGACATCAAACGCCGTGTAGAAGAGGTGGCCAAGCGGCATGATCGGTACAAGTTATTAAACAGTAATGTAGCTAAGCCTGTCACAGTCGACCCTCGATTATTTTCTCTGTACGAGAAGGTGACAGAGCTCGTTGGCATTGAGGAGGCAAGAACGGAGATAATTTGGATTCTGATGGAAGGCGATGAAGTGTCCAAGCAGCAAGACAAGATAGTTTCCATTGTTGGGTTCGGAGGCCTGGGAAAGACAACTCTTGCTGTTGTGGTGTATAAAAAGCTCAGAGCACAATTTAAGTGCACAGCTTTTGTTTCGGTATCTCAGACACCTGACCTGGAAAAATTACTCAATCACATGTTCTATCAACTTGTTGGGAGGGAAAGTAATAAAAGCAGTGATGTTACCAACGAGCTCAGAGAATTCCTCGAGAAGAAGAG CTTTCCCCTTGTCTCCTGTCCATCCGGTGGTTCCAAGGCAGCAGCAAGCTTGGCGTAG
- the LOC117833531 gene encoding P-(S)-hydroxymandelonitrile lyase translates to MASSSCHCSPLLLALAAGLLLLLVPPLASGSSHENSQEEDRILGMPGQPNDGVAFDMYGGYVTVDEGAGRALYYWFQEADRATADPATAPLVLWLNGGPGCSSVGSGAFEELGAFRVNTDGQTLLLNEFAWNKAANVLFLESPAGVGFSYSNTSSDLVVGDDRTARDSYIFLVKWFERFPQYKYRDFYIAGESYAGHYVPQLSQLVYRNNIGVEKPFINFKGFMVGNGLIDDLSDMIGMLEYWWHHGLISDETLASGLDVCLGSSLIHPSPECQKICDVQAAKEMGKIDGYSIYTPPCERGNPYDRMLERSRRPLMLPPYDPCTAWYSTNYLNIPEVQNAMHANVSGMIKYPWTMCNNPIYDNWTTITPNVSMIPIYKELIGAGLKIWVFSGDTDTAVPLSSTRRSLAALGLPVKTSWYPWYMVPTEVGGWSMEYDGLTYVTVRGAGHEVPLHRPEQALVLFKQFLLGEPMPAEAPKDASVILLPSEKAPSY, encoded by the exons ATGGCTAGCAGCTCCTGCCACTGCTCTCCACTACTCCTCGCCTtggccgccggcctcctcctcctcctggtgcCGCCACTGGCAAGTGGGTCGTCCCACGAGAACTCGCAGGAGGAGGACCGCATCCTGGGGATGCCGGGGCAGCCCAACGACGGCGTGGCGTTCGACATGTACGGCGGCTACGTCACCGTGGATgagggcgccggccgcgcgctcTACTACTGGTTCCAGGAGGCAGACCGCGCCACGGCCGACCCGGCCACCGCGCCGCTCGTCCTCTGGCTCAACGGCGGGCCCGGGTGCTCCTCCGTCGGCTCCGGCGCGTTCGAGGAGCTCGGCGCGTTCCGCGTCAACACCGACGGACAGACGCTCCTGCTCAACGAGTTCGCTTGGAACAAAG CGGCGAACGTACTGTTCTTGGAGTCGCCGGCCGGCGTGGGGTTCTCTTACAGCAACACCAGCTCTGACCTCGTTGTTGGCGACGACAGAACGG CACGTGACTCGTACATTTTCCTGGTGAAATGGTTCGAGAGATTCCCGCAGTACAAGTACCGCGATTTCTACATTGCAGGAGAGAGCTATGCAG GTCACTATGTTCCTCAGCTGTCCCAGCTTGTGTACAGGAACAACATCGGCGTAGAGAAGCCTTTCATCAACTTCAAAGGTTTCATG GTCGGTAACGGCCTGATCGACGACCTCAGCGACATGATCGGCATGCTCGAGTACTGGTGGCACCACGGCCTCATCTCCGACGAGACCCTGGCGAGCGGGCTCGATGTCTGCCTGGGTAGCTCCTTGATCCACCCCTCGCCGGAGTGCCAGAAGATCTGCGACGTGCAGGCCGCGAAGGAGATGGGCAAGATCGACGGCTACAGCATCTACACGCCGCCGTGCGAGAGGGGGAACCCATACGATCGCATGCTCGAGCGGAGCCGCCGC CCATTGATGTTGCCGCCCTACGACCCGTGCACGGCCTGGTACTCGACCAACTACCTGAACATCCCCGAGGTGCAGAACGCCATGCACGCCAACGTCAGCGGCATGATAAAGTACCCGTGGACGATGTGCAA CAATCCCATTTATGATAACTGGACGACAATCACGCCTAATGTTTCCATGATACCCATCTACAAGGAGCTCATTGGAGCTGGCCTCAAGATCTGGGTCTTCAG TGGTGACACAGACACTGCAGTGCCGCTGAGCTCGACCAGGCGCTCCCTTGCTGCTCTGGGCCTTCCTGTTAAGACCAGCTGGTATCCCTGGTACATGGTCCCAACTGAG GTTGGTGGCTGGAGCATGGAGTATGACGGCCTGACCTACGTCACCGTCCGCGGCGCCGGGCACGAGGTTCCGCTGCACCGTCCGGAGCAGGCACTCGTCCTGTTCAAGCAGTTCCTGCTGGGCGAACCCATGCCGGCCGAG GCACCAAAAGATGCCAGCGTCATCCTACTTCCTAGTGAGAAAGCTCCCTCCTACTGA
- the LOC117833530 gene encoding disease resistance protein RGA5 isoform X2 — translation MEVVTGALPSVITKLAHLAAGEYNLQKGLNGEIKFLQKELESMKGALEDISKNPPDQLPNGEKIWAGNVRELSYDIEDSIDMFMVQSKGRKLVNQHGLKKAIGRSLDLLMQPKIRRKIANEIREIKSRVIEVHERRRNYKVKIGVDKPVTAASDPRLSTPYLEVKDLVGIDGARDEIIKIMTEREEVPMQQGKIVSIVGFGGLGKTTLAKAVYEKIRAGFDCSAFVSVSENPDSKKLLKGLLYDLGKSINEETLDEMRLINILKEFLQDKRYIIVLDDIWDISVWKLMRGALPDNDAGYRIITTTRNFNVGQQVGGTYKLKPLCLHDSKILLYKRIFSNEDKDECPDEQLAEVSDKILKKCAGVPLAIITIASLLARKGGNIIEWYKVYKSMGTGLENDPDVSNMREILSLGYYDMPSHLRTCLLYSSLFPEDYMINKVRLINMWIAEGFIQCGKQGQSLFDVGESYFNDLINRSMIQPMHDWYSGVVEGCRVHDMVLDLICSFSNEENFVTILNDIENTSSNIIRRLSLQSAKEDHSVTWTTKSLQQVSLKHLGNLFHLRYLGLRGTSIAQLPEKIGNLSFLQTLDVTRNKISSLPPTVVQLRNLMFLYTDWSTRLPSRIGNMACLEYLLLRIDDSTMDSIEEMGQLLELRVLRIVFNNWNNNLVEYLSKLQKIRNLYIEVIDGRRSIGGLDAWVAPQHLCRLNTVRSCWFSALPAWMNRSVLPNLSFLWIAVRELQLKDLEILGRLPTLRSLELEVDHANHGIHGRFDVGAGLFPCLVHCKFWGFVEPVVFRQGAMPRLRELYLDLFFMWEAKETTSSDGGLDMGIRNLPLLQDVFIELRSEVASTEEVEHVKATLRRAAEFHPNHPRLTIL, via the exons ATGGAGGTTGTGACGGGAGCACTGCCAAGCGTCATCACAAAGCTCGCTCATCTGGCCGCCGGTGAGTACAATCTGCAGAAGGGGCTGAACGGTGAGATCAAGTTCCTCCAAAAAGAGCTGGAGAGCATGAAGGGTGCCCTAGAGGACATCTCCAAGAATCCTCCAGACCAGCTTCCCAATGGGGAGAAGATTTGGGCTGGGAATGTGAGAGAGCTGTCCTATGACATAGAGGACAGTATTGACATGTTCATGGTACAATCCAAGGGTAGAAAGCTAGTCAATCAGCATGGTCTCAAGAAAGCAATTGGCAGAAGCCTCGATCTATTGATGCAGCCCAAGATTCGCCGTAAAATTGCAAATGAAATCAGGGAGATCAAGAGCCGCGTCATAGAGGTGCACGAGCGGCGCCGCAATTATAAGGTCAAAATTGGCGTTGATAAGCCTGTCACAGCGGCTTCGGATCCTCGTTTATCCACTCCGTACCTGGAGGTGAAAGATCTTGTTGGTATTGACGGGGCAAGAGATGAGATAATCAAGATTATGACAGAAAGGGAAGAAGTACCCATGCAGCAAGGCAAGATTGTTTCAATTGTTGGATTTGGAGGGCTGGGCAAGACAACTCTTGCTAAAGCAGTTTATGAAAAGATTAGAGCAGGATTCGATTGTTCTGCTTTTGTTTCAGTGTCTGAAAATCCTGATTCGAAGAAATTACTAAAGGGATTGCTCTATGACCTTGGCAAGAGCATCAATGAAGAAACGTTGGATGAGATGCGGCTTATCAATATTCTCAAAGAATTCCTTCAAGATAAAAG ATATATCATTGTTCTTGATGACATATGGGATATTTCAGTTTGGAAATTGATGAGAGGTGCGCTGCCTGATAATGATGCTGGATATAGAATTATCACAACTACCCGCAATTTCAATGTCGGTCAACAAGTTGGTGGTACTTATAAGCTGAAACCTCTTTGCCTTCATGACTCGAAAATTCTATTGTATAAAAGAATATTTTCCAATGAAGACAAAGATGAATGTCCTGATGAGCAGTTGGCAGAAGTCTCTGATAAAATACTAAAGAAATGTGCTGGTGTACCCTTAGCTATCATTACGATAGCTAGTTTATTGGCTAGGAAAGGAGGAAATATAATAGAGTGGTACAAGGTATACAAGTCTATGGGTACTGGATTGGAAAATGATCCAGATGTGAGTAATATGAGAGAGATTTTGTCACTTGGCTATTATGATATGCCATCCCATCTAAGGACATGTTTATTATATTCAAGTCTATTTCCAGAAGATTATATGATTAACAAAGTTCGTTTGATAAACATGTGGATAGCCGAAGGTTTTATTCAATGTGGAAAACAAGGCCAAAGCCTATTTGATGTTGGAGAGAGTTACTTCAATGATCTCATTAATAGAAGTATGATCCAACCCATGCATGACTGGTACTCTGGTGTGGTTGAAGGATGCAGAGTACATGATATGGTACTCGATCTTATCTGTTCCTTCTCAAATGAAGAAAACTTTGTTACAATACTAAATGATATTGAAAACACATCGTCAAATATAATCCGGAGGTTGTCCCTTCAAAGTGCCAAGGAAGATCATTCTGTGACTTGGACTACAAAGAGCTTGCAACAAGTGAG CCTTAAGCATCTTGGGAATTTATTTCACTTGAGGTACCTAGGACTACGTGGCACAAGTATTGCTCAACTCCCCGAGAAAATAGGAAACCTCtcatttctacaaactttggACGTAACGCGTAACAAAATTTCTAGCTTGCCACCGACTGTTGTTCAGCTAAGAAACTTGATGTTCCTATACACTGACTGGTCTACAAGACTGCCAAGCAGGATTGGAAACATGGCATGCCTTGAATATCTGCTATTACGCATTGACGACTCCACCATGGATTCCATAGAAGAGATGGGCCAGCTACTGGAACTGAGGGTGCTGCGTATTGTCTTCAACAATTGGAACAACAATTTGGTGGAGTACCTAAGCAAGCTGCAAAAGATTAGGAATCTATACATTGAGGTCATCGATGGTCGACGCAGCATTGGTGGATTGGATGCCTGGGTTGCCCCTCAACATCTTTGTAGATTGAATACCGTACGGAGCTGCTGGTTCTCAGCACTTCCAGCTTGGATGAATAGATCAGTCCTTCCGAACCTCTCCTTTCTATGGATCGCCGTGAGGGAGCTGCAGCTAAAGGATCTCGAGATCCTCGGGAGGTTGCCAACTCTTCGCTCTCTAGAACTGGAGGTGGACCATGCGAACCATGGAATACATGGGAGATTCGATGTTGGTGCTGGCTTGTTCCCGTGCCTTGTACACTGCAAGTTTTGGGGATTTGTAGAGCCTGTCGTATTTCGGCAAGGAGCTATGCCGAGGCTCAGAGAGCTTTATCTCGACCTGTTCTTTATGTGGGAAGCAAAAGAAACCACCAGCAGCGATGGCGGTCTCGACATGGGCATAAGGAACCTACCATTGCTGCAGGATGTGTTCATCGAGTTGCGATCTGAAGTGGCCAGCACTGAGGAGGTGGAACATGTAAAGGCTACACTGAGGCGTGCAGCTGAATTTCATCCCAATCATCCCCGCCTTACTATACTCTGA
- the LOC117833530 gene encoding disease resistance protein RGA5 isoform X3: protein MEVVTGALPSVITKLAHLAAGEYNLQKGLNGEIKFLQKELESMKGALEDISKNPPDQLPNGEKIWAGNVRELSYDIEDSIDMFMVQSKGRKLVNQHGLKKAIGRSLDLLMQPKIRRKIANEIREIKSRVIEVHERRRNYKVKIGVDKPVTAASDPRLSTPYLEVKDLVGIDGARDEIIKIMTEREEVPMQQGKIVSIVGFGGLGKTTLAKAVYEKIRAGFDCSAFVSVSENPDSKKLLKGLLYDLGKSINEETLDEMRLINILKEFLQDKRYIIVLDDIWDISVWKLMRGALPDNDAGYRIITTTRNFNVGQQVGGTYKLKPLCLHDSKILLYKRIFSNEDKDECPDEQLAEVSDKILKKCAGVPLAIITIASLLARKGGNIIEWYKVYKSMGTGLENDPDVSNMREILSLGYYDMPSHLRTCLLYSSLFPEDYMINKVRLINMWIAEGFIQCGKQGQSLFDVGESYFNDLINRSMIQPMHDWYSGVVEGCRVHDMVLDLICSFSNEENFVTILNDIENTSSNIIRRLSLQSAKEDHSVTWTTKSLQQVRIGNMACLEYLLLRIDDSTMDSIEEMGQLLELRVLRIVFNNWNNNLVEYLSKLQKIRNLYIEVIDGRRSIGGLDAWVAPQHLCRLNTVRSCWFSALPAWMNRSVLPNLSFLWIAVRELQLKDLEILGRLPTLRSLELEVDHANHGIHGRFDVGAGLFPCLVHCKFWGFVEPVVFRQGAMPRLRELYLDLFFMWEAKETTSSDGGLDMGIRNLPLLQDVFIELRSEVASTEEVEHVKATLRRAAEFHPNHPRLTIL from the exons ATGGAGGTTGTGACGGGAGCACTGCCAAGCGTCATCACAAAGCTCGCTCATCTGGCCGCCGGTGAGTACAATCTGCAGAAGGGGCTGAACGGTGAGATCAAGTTCCTCCAAAAAGAGCTGGAGAGCATGAAGGGTGCCCTAGAGGACATCTCCAAGAATCCTCCAGACCAGCTTCCCAATGGGGAGAAGATTTGGGCTGGGAATGTGAGAGAGCTGTCCTATGACATAGAGGACAGTATTGACATGTTCATGGTACAATCCAAGGGTAGAAAGCTAGTCAATCAGCATGGTCTCAAGAAAGCAATTGGCAGAAGCCTCGATCTATTGATGCAGCCCAAGATTCGCCGTAAAATTGCAAATGAAATCAGGGAGATCAAGAGCCGCGTCATAGAGGTGCACGAGCGGCGCCGCAATTATAAGGTCAAAATTGGCGTTGATAAGCCTGTCACAGCGGCTTCGGATCCTCGTTTATCCACTCCGTACCTGGAGGTGAAAGATCTTGTTGGTATTGACGGGGCAAGAGATGAGATAATCAAGATTATGACAGAAAGGGAAGAAGTACCCATGCAGCAAGGCAAGATTGTTTCAATTGTTGGATTTGGAGGGCTGGGCAAGACAACTCTTGCTAAAGCAGTTTATGAAAAGATTAGAGCAGGATTCGATTGTTCTGCTTTTGTTTCAGTGTCTGAAAATCCTGATTCGAAGAAATTACTAAAGGGATTGCTCTATGACCTTGGCAAGAGCATCAATGAAGAAACGTTGGATGAGATGCGGCTTATCAATATTCTCAAAGAATTCCTTCAAGATAAAAG ATATATCATTGTTCTTGATGACATATGGGATATTTCAGTTTGGAAATTGATGAGAGGTGCGCTGCCTGATAATGATGCTGGATATAGAATTATCACAACTACCCGCAATTTCAATGTCGGTCAACAAGTTGGTGGTACTTATAAGCTGAAACCTCTTTGCCTTCATGACTCGAAAATTCTATTGTATAAAAGAATATTTTCCAATGAAGACAAAGATGAATGTCCTGATGAGCAGTTGGCAGAAGTCTCTGATAAAATACTAAAGAAATGTGCTGGTGTACCCTTAGCTATCATTACGATAGCTAGTTTATTGGCTAGGAAAGGAGGAAATATAATAGAGTGGTACAAGGTATACAAGTCTATGGGTACTGGATTGGAAAATGATCCAGATGTGAGTAATATGAGAGAGATTTTGTCACTTGGCTATTATGATATGCCATCCCATCTAAGGACATGTTTATTATATTCAAGTCTATTTCCAGAAGATTATATGATTAACAAAGTTCGTTTGATAAACATGTGGATAGCCGAAGGTTTTATTCAATGTGGAAAACAAGGCCAAAGCCTATTTGATGTTGGAGAGAGTTACTTCAATGATCTCATTAATAGAAGTATGATCCAACCCATGCATGACTGGTACTCTGGTGTGGTTGAAGGATGCAGAGTACATGATATGGTACTCGATCTTATCTGTTCCTTCTCAAATGAAGAAAACTTTGTTACAATACTAAATGATATTGAAAACACATCGTCAAATATAATCCGGAGGTTGTCCCTTCAAAGTGCCAAGGAAGATCATTCTGTGACTTGGACTACAAAGAGCTTGCAACAAGTGAG GATTGGAAACATGGCATGCCTTGAATATCTGCTATTACGCATTGACGACTCCACCATGGATTCCATAGAAGAGATGGGCCAGCTACTGGAACTGAGGGTGCTGCGTATTGTCTTCAACAATTGGAACAACAATTTGGTGGAGTACCTAAGCAAGCTGCAAAAGATTAGGAATCTATACATTGAGGTCATCGATGGTCGACGCAGCATTGGTGGATTGGATGCCTGGGTTGCCCCTCAACATCTTTGTAGATTGAATACCGTACGGAGCTGCTGGTTCTCAGCACTTCCAGCTTGGATGAATAGATCAGTCCTTCCGAACCTCTCCTTTCTATGGATCGCCGTGAGGGAGCTGCAGCTAAAGGATCTCGAGATCCTCGGGAGGTTGCCAACTCTTCGCTCTCTAGAACTGGAGGTGGACCATGCGAACCATGGAATACATGGGAGATTCGATGTTGGTGCTGGCTTGTTCCCGTGCCTTGTACACTGCAAGTTTTGGGGATTTGTAGAGCCTGTCGTATTTCGGCAAGGAGCTATGCCGAGGCTCAGAGAGCTTTATCTCGACCTGTTCTTTATGTGGGAAGCAAAAGAAACCACCAGCAGCGATGGCGGTCTCGACATGGGCATAAGGAACCTACCATTGCTGCAGGATGTGTTCATCGAGTTGCGATCTGAAGTGGCCAGCACTGAGGAGGTGGAACATGTAAAGGCTACACTGAGGCGTGCAGCTGAATTTCATCCCAATCATCCCCGCCTTACTATACTCTGA
- the LOC117833530 gene encoding disease resistance protein RGA5 isoform X1, translating to MEVVTGALPSVITKLAHLAAGEYNLQKGLNGEIKFLQKELESMKGALEDISKNPPDQLPNGEKIWAGNVRELSYDIEDSIDMFMVQSKGRKLVNQHGLKKAIGRSLDLLMQPKIRRKIANEIREIKSRVIEVHERRRNYKVKIGVDKPVTAASDPRLSTPYLEVKDLVGIDGARDEIIKIMTEREEVPMQQGKIVSIVGFGGLGKTTLAKAVYEKIRAGFDCSAFVSVSENPDSKKLLKGLLYDLGKSINEETLDEMRLINILKEFLQDKRYIIVLDDIWDISVWKLMRGALPDNDAGYRIITTTRNFNVGQQVGGTYKLKPLCLHDSKILLYKRIFSNEDKDECPDEQLAEVSDKILKKCAGVPLAIITIASLLARKGGNIIEWYKVYKSMGTGLENDPDVSNMREILSLGYYDMPSHLRTCLLYSSLFPEDYMINKVRLINMWIAEGFIQCGKQGQSLFDVGESYFNDLINRSMIQPMHDWYSGVVEGCRVHDMVLDLICSFSNEENFVTILNDIENTSSNIIRRLSLQSAKEDHSVTWTTKSLQQVRSVFVFPSALDLMPALESFRVTRVLNLDGCNLSQNYSLKHLGNLFHLRYLGLRGTSIAQLPEKIGNLSFLQTLDVTRNKISSLPPTVVQLRNLMFLYTDWSTRLPSRIGNMACLEYLLLRIDDSTMDSIEEMGQLLELRVLRIVFNNWNNNLVEYLSKLQKIRNLYIEVIDGRRSIGGLDAWVAPQHLCRLNTVRSCWFSALPAWMNRSVLPNLSFLWIAVRELQLKDLEILGRLPTLRSLELEVDHANHGIHGRFDVGAGLFPCLVHCKFWGFVEPVVFRQGAMPRLRELYLDLFFMWEAKETTSSDGGLDMGIRNLPLLQDVFIELRSEVASTEEVEHVKATLRRAAEFHPNHPRLTIL from the exons ATGGAGGTTGTGACGGGAGCACTGCCAAGCGTCATCACAAAGCTCGCTCATCTGGCCGCCGGTGAGTACAATCTGCAGAAGGGGCTGAACGGTGAGATCAAGTTCCTCCAAAAAGAGCTGGAGAGCATGAAGGGTGCCCTAGAGGACATCTCCAAGAATCCTCCAGACCAGCTTCCCAATGGGGAGAAGATTTGGGCTGGGAATGTGAGAGAGCTGTCCTATGACATAGAGGACAGTATTGACATGTTCATGGTACAATCCAAGGGTAGAAAGCTAGTCAATCAGCATGGTCTCAAGAAAGCAATTGGCAGAAGCCTCGATCTATTGATGCAGCCCAAGATTCGCCGTAAAATTGCAAATGAAATCAGGGAGATCAAGAGCCGCGTCATAGAGGTGCACGAGCGGCGCCGCAATTATAAGGTCAAAATTGGCGTTGATAAGCCTGTCACAGCGGCTTCGGATCCTCGTTTATCCACTCCGTACCTGGAGGTGAAAGATCTTGTTGGTATTGACGGGGCAAGAGATGAGATAATCAAGATTATGACAGAAAGGGAAGAAGTACCCATGCAGCAAGGCAAGATTGTTTCAATTGTTGGATTTGGAGGGCTGGGCAAGACAACTCTTGCTAAAGCAGTTTATGAAAAGATTAGAGCAGGATTCGATTGTTCTGCTTTTGTTTCAGTGTCTGAAAATCCTGATTCGAAGAAATTACTAAAGGGATTGCTCTATGACCTTGGCAAGAGCATCAATGAAGAAACGTTGGATGAGATGCGGCTTATCAATATTCTCAAAGAATTCCTTCAAGATAAAAG ATATATCATTGTTCTTGATGACATATGGGATATTTCAGTTTGGAAATTGATGAGAGGTGCGCTGCCTGATAATGATGCTGGATATAGAATTATCACAACTACCCGCAATTTCAATGTCGGTCAACAAGTTGGTGGTACTTATAAGCTGAAACCTCTTTGCCTTCATGACTCGAAAATTCTATTGTATAAAAGAATATTTTCCAATGAAGACAAAGATGAATGTCCTGATGAGCAGTTGGCAGAAGTCTCTGATAAAATACTAAAGAAATGTGCTGGTGTACCCTTAGCTATCATTACGATAGCTAGTTTATTGGCTAGGAAAGGAGGAAATATAATAGAGTGGTACAAGGTATACAAGTCTATGGGTACTGGATTGGAAAATGATCCAGATGTGAGTAATATGAGAGAGATTTTGTCACTTGGCTATTATGATATGCCATCCCATCTAAGGACATGTTTATTATATTCAAGTCTATTTCCAGAAGATTATATGATTAACAAAGTTCGTTTGATAAACATGTGGATAGCCGAAGGTTTTATTCAATGTGGAAAACAAGGCCAAAGCCTATTTGATGTTGGAGAGAGTTACTTCAATGATCTCATTAATAGAAGTATGATCCAACCCATGCATGACTGGTACTCTGGTGTGGTTGAAGGATGCAGAGTACATGATATGGTACTCGATCTTATCTGTTCCTTCTCAAATGAAGAAAACTTTGTTACAATACTAAATGATATTGAAAACACATCGTCAAATATAATCCGGAGGTTGTCCCTTCAAAGTGCCAAGGAAGATCATTCTGTGACTTGGACTACAAAGAGCTTGCAACAAGTGAGGTCAGTTTTTGTATTTCCATCTGCTCTTGATTTAATGCCGGCCCTTGAGAGTTTCCGAGTTACACGTGTCCTGAATCTAGATGGTTGTAATCTTTCACAAAACTACAGCCTTAAGCATCTTGGGAATTTATTTCACTTGAGGTACCTAGGACTACGTGGCACAAGTATTGCTCAACTCCCCGAGAAAATAGGAAACCTCtcatttctacaaactttggACGTAACGCGTAACAAAATTTCTAGCTTGCCACCGACTGTTGTTCAGCTAAGAAACTTGATGTTCCTATACACTGACTGGTCTACAAGACTGCCAAGCAGGATTGGAAACATGGCATGCCTTGAATATCTGCTATTACGCATTGACGACTCCACCATGGATTCCATAGAAGAGATGGGCCAGCTACTGGAACTGAGGGTGCTGCGTATTGTCTTCAACAATTGGAACAACAATTTGGTGGAGTACCTAAGCAAGCTGCAAAAGATTAGGAATCTATACATTGAGGTCATCGATGGTCGACGCAGCATTGGTGGATTGGATGCCTGGGTTGCCCCTCAACATCTTTGTAGATTGAATACCGTACGGAGCTGCTGGTTCTCAGCACTTCCAGCTTGGATGAATAGATCAGTCCTTCCGAACCTCTCCTTTCTATGGATCGCCGTGAGGGAGCTGCAGCTAAAGGATCTCGAGATCCTCGGGAGGTTGCCAACTCTTCGCTCTCTAGAACTGGAGGTGGACCATGCGAACCATGGAATACATGGGAGATTCGATGTTGGTGCTGGCTTGTTCCCGTGCCTTGTACACTGCAAGTTTTGGGGATTTGTAGAGCCTGTCGTATTTCGGCAAGGAGCTATGCCGAGGCTCAGAGAGCTTTATCTCGACCTGTTCTTTATGTGGGAAGCAAAAGAAACCACCAGCAGCGATGGCGGTCTCGACATGGGCATAAGGAACCTACCATTGCTGCAGGATGTGTTCATCGAGTTGCGATCTGAAGTGGCCAGCACTGAGGAGGTGGAACATGTAAAGGCTACACTGAGGCGTGCAGCTGAATTTCATCCCAATCATCCCCGCCTTACTATACTCTGA